The following DNA comes from Rosa rugosa chromosome 5, drRosRugo1.1, whole genome shotgun sequence.
TTACCAACCTATCACAACCTGGGATCGCTTGCCAAGACACGGTAACGTGTGCATCAGACAAGCTACATATCATCCCAAGCTTCCAATAAATGACAGTTAGCTAATAAAATCAACTAAAGATTTGGACATTATTAATTTTCAGTCTAATTAATGGTGAAGCTTGGATTAACCAGATAAGTATCTTGATTTCACCCAAAAAACTAGAATTGGCTAAACTACACAGAATGGTTCAACTGCAGTCACCTACCTGAAATGGTGTTTCCAcgatttttattaaatttgccAACTGCTGCAGGACCTGATCACTCACCACCTTATGCTTAAAAGACGAGCTTCGAAGAAGATGGAGAACTACAGGGAGCATATGAATGTTGGTCTTAGGAGTAGCTCTACTGTTCAGGGGAGATAGATGTACATGGCGCCTTCCCATTGATTGCTGAATGTCACCAGTTATAGTATCCAGTAAACCAGGTATAACAGATGCCACAACACACACAAATGCATCTAAACACTGCCTCACATACTGATCTTTCTCTTTTGCCAGCCTGTCCACCATAGACAGTAACCTGGCATTGCAAAAAAAATGTGGCAGCCACCTCCTACTGCTCTTGGAACTGCTGTTTTTACAAAGAAGAGCAACAAAAACAAGCGCTTTTCCTTTCAAAACTTCACTTCCCTGCTCAATAAGAGACACAAGACTTGGAACAATATTCTTATCCTCCATCAGTGGCAGGAGGTGCCTGCCAAAGTTTGGGAACATGTGACTTCCAAGCATGGCCATGTTCAAGAGGTTTAAGCTGATTTGCTGCTCCCTCAGACTGCCCTTGATTATTGCAGATGCTATTTCCTTTAAAGAAAGAATATCAATTACTTGCTGAATGCTAGGTGGATTGAAACGAACAAGACGGACCAAACATGATCCTGCTGTAAGTCTCATGCTCTCCTGTTTCCCAGCAGCCCTATATATATAGCACAGGTTATTAATCATGCCCTGGCTGTTCAAACGAGCTGCCCAGTGCCCTGCTTGGCTACAGACATTTTCAATCGTCCTCAATGCATAAAGCTGAGTTAAATCATCCTCTCCTTTTCGTAAAATTGATGCCACCTTGGAAAGCAATAAATTGGAGACCTGCACCACATAGACTAAATTTTCAGTAACAAAAATCCAAGTTCAAAAGCAGGTCAGAACACTTACTAAAGGGCATCCAGAAAGTGGCATTTATCTTGATGCATTCACACAACATATTTGAGACTTCAATTTATGAGGCCAAAATGGAGAAACATTCTAATAAAGAATGCCACCATATATGTATTGGATATACAGATACTTTCACTCaattaaagaacaaaaattCATGAACATATATGGCATAACAGTGAAACCTTTTGCAATCAATTGCAGAAGCAACAAGTTTACTGCAATAAGATAGGATCCTAACCTGCCAACCAGACATGGACCGGCTTTCCTTAGATGGAGACTCAGTAGGATTGTTATCTCCAACTTGCTCACTTTGAGTTGAAATATAGAATAGCAGCTCACCTAAAGCAGCCATAGAAAATCTCCTCACTTTTTCCTGCCTGTCTCCAAGGCCATCGCTCAGTGAACCCAAAATTCCAGAATTTGCCAAATCATCATGAATAAAAGTAGAATGTCGAATCAACAAACCAATCAGTGAAGCAACTTGGACACGCAAAGCCAAAGCCTTGGTCTGTCGAAGCATTTTAACAAGGATAAGCATGATGGGTCCATTGGTCAAGATATTAGCGGCATCCGCATTGTTGGTTAACATCTCAAGGTATCTAAGTGCATTCTGCTTCTCCCCAATGCTAATGTTCCCATTAAAAATGGCTATAATCTTATTGGTAAGTGCATCCAATTGCTCTTTAGACATCTTCACAAAATCAGAAGCTTGCAGTGCCTCAAAGGGAAGTGAAGGAATTACCTCCGAAGTTTTATCAGCTTTTCTGTTAGGCATTACAGGTCTGACTGAAAGATCAGATGGATGCCAAAGAACCTCTGAAAGGTTATTTGACGATTTTGCAGAATCATAGTCAACTGCAGATCCAGAACCTTCCTTAAATCTCTGATTTTTTATCTGAGGACTGGCACTGCATGGAATTGCAGCCACTTCAATATTCTGTGGTGATTCCTGATCACATGCTGTTGATTCATTTGATGCAGAAGCATTTACCACAGGTGAGGTATCTGATTGGTTTATGTTATTTTCCATCTCTTCCACTTTAACCTGCTCCTGATTTTGACTTGAAGATTTGTCATCCAGTGAAGCTTGGTTATCTGGCCCATCAGATTCATCCTGTGCATCATCTTCAGTGTTTTCATTAAAATCAAGTTCCATATCAGTGTTCTCAATTTTGACTTCTGAATCATTCTCAGAATTAGTAGACACTAGCCTCCGGTAATTCTCTTTCTCATTTTCCCTCTGCAAGTTCTGCTTTGCTATTCTTGAGAGTCTCAAAAGATTCACACCCCTGGTAGTACCAGAAGGATCCTTTTGCTTTTCATCAACCGCTCTGCCAGATACCTTTGCTTGAGTTCTCCGACTTCCAGGTGTGCCCTTGACTGGAGTTCCATGGCCTTTTGATCCTACTACAGAATTCTCATCCTGCTTTGAAGCTCCTTTAACCTCGTTTTGGCGAGATTTAGGAGTCCTGTTCTCACCATTACGTATTGACAATGGCTTAGCATATTGCTCTAGCATATTTGCAAAAGCAGGCTGAGGAGGTAGAGGCACTAGATTTAACTTGGTTCTCCAGAAAGCATGACCACAAAGTTCAGGCCACTGTATTCGTTCAGCTGGATCCTTGATGAGTAAAGAATTTATTAGATTGACAAAAGGACGACTAGGAGTGCCAGGTAGAGGAGGTATTGGATCTGAGAGGATGGACTTCACTAGCTGAGTAAATTCTCTCCCCACAAAGGGAGGCTTCCCCGCATAGCACTCATATAGTACACAACCAAGGGCCCAGAAATCAGATGCATATGAATGGACACCCCCGTCTTCAAAAAGCTCAGGAGCCATATAACAAGGTGTTCCACGTTTTGCTTGTGGCAACTAGACATGTGCAACAAGGTAAAGCCTGGGTTAGTCTTTTCGTATATGCTAGCATAAGATTAAAAATAAGGAAGTTCCTGATCAAATTGATTTGAATTTTTCCAACAATGTCTAACGTTGGGGCAGATGAGATAACATACCGAGGAAGAAGTGGTTTGTGATATTTCGCTCAGCTTTCTAGCCAATCCAAAATCACAGAGCTGAATTGCACAAAGAAACCATTCCATATGAGGAGCAAAAATATTAAATGACCTAGAAGATAAATACATACAAAGAATGTAGTATACCTTTGTACGGCCATTTTCATCCAACAGGATATTCGATGGTTTCAAATCACAGTATATGATTCCCTTCGAATGTAAAAACCTAAAAGGAATTGACCATTTCCAGAACATAAATAAAACTGAAGTAAACATGCTTAGACTAACAAAGAGGCAGATACGAAGCAAGTGTGTATTTCTTACAGCAAAGCTCTAACAAGATCCCACCCAAGGTCATGAATCGACTCTTCAGGTAGCTGACGATCCTGCAATCATTCCATACCTTATTAGTAACACAATTCTAGAAACACCTCAGACATCAACAACAGCATTTCAAACATACAAATTCTACAACATAACATAACAAATGGAATCATCTTTCACGAAAACCTTATATAGAAGCTCATACACATTAAGGTAATACAAAGTGCACATTCAATGATCCATACCTGGTCTAACAATGTCATCAAATTCCCGCCAACGCAATACTCCAGAACTAACCACAAGTGAGCAGAAGTTTCGTACCTAAGCGGTGCCAAAACAAAGAGGAAATCCGTGTATACACAGTTAAGAGTTTTAGATTAAATCACATAAACACATGTAATTGAATTCCACAAGCAATTATCTGATTAGGAACACTCACCACCAATAAAACTTGAGAATATTCTGATGATCTAGGGTATGAAGAATCTTAACCTGCAtttaatgcaaaaaaaaaaaaaaatgttacatGACCTAATAATTGAAGTTAAATTttccaaaatcaacaaacatgcCAGCATTGAGAATCTCGGACTCGCGAATTGAAGTAGCGAACTTATATACTCACTTCCTGAAGAAGCTTGCTCTTCTGAGATTTCTCGACGCTCTTAATGGCGAAGTACTcaatcgtcttcttcttcctccctttgTACACAGTCTGCAAATCAAACACGAATCGGATCAATCAAGTAACTAAATCGAAGTAAAATCCGAAGAATTTCAAATCAAGAAAAGCGAAAAAGAGGTGGAGAAAATGTTTACCGAGCACTTTCCACGGCCGATGGCCTCGTATATGTGGTACTGGTTCATCTCGGAGCTTCTTCTAGGGTTTCGGATTTGAAATCGGAGAAGGATGAGAGTGAGGGAAgcagagagaaatagagagagagagagaaatgatgATTGGAAATGAGGGTTTTGGAAGAAATGAAGAGATTGGGGGCGAGCGAGCGGGAATatgaaaactcaaaacaacGAAAATTAGACAAAAAGCGCAATCGGGTCTTCTTTTGGGTTCGAGCTGTGTCCAATAAGTAAACCGATCCGTTACGATTTTAAATTTTGAAATGTGCGATGCCACCTGCTTTGGCTGCAACGTGGCGCTATATACTATATTCCTGAATTTTGtccttaaataaaaaattatatatatatatatatatatatatatctatactattattaagagaagagggctttgttagccaaaattaaaaattttgacagatttaaccctaaaaaataaaaaaaactttgagaataaattaaattacaaggataaataggacaattataaaatagattttattaagaaaattaaaaacaaatgatttcacAACCCCACTTTTCTCTTTGCAATAACTACCACTGAATCTATATTTTCTGCAATaactactctttttttttttttaataacgaAAATTTATTCGTACACATGCAGAacatgtgattgcagactagtcTATACTAATaagaagagagcttgctctctaAAACTGAAAAATTTGACGAATATAACCTtctaatattaaaaaactttagaaACTGAAATAACCAACATGGACAATAAtgtcaatttaaaaaaataaaaagaaattaaactccttaaaataaaatcaataaaactgctttggttaagaaactacCCACttccttacaaaaaaaaaaaaaaaacacccacaCACATGGAGTGTGGGCACATGCTAGTACTATTATTAATAGAAGAGACTTTATTAGCCAAAACTGAAGTTTTTGATAGATTTGACTctgaatattaaaaaaaaaattagaataaattaaatcacaaagataaatatgataattataaagtaaatttttattaaaagaattaaaaagaaattacCCACAATCCCCACTTTTCTCTTTCACTATTTTCTCTTCCACTTTTCTTTAAGTTGAATGTTGATGAGTCGAGGTTCGCAATGGTGCAATTGGTGCTGGGGGAGTAACATGGGAAGATACTGGACAGTGGATTGGATGTTTCATGATGAACACTGGCGGTGGGGAGGTTCTTCTAGCTGAAGCCTGGGCTTGTATCAGGGTTTGCTCTTGGCTACTCAATTGAAGATTATCAAGCTTCAAGCACAATGAATCTGATTCTGCGGTGTTGGCCAACCTCATTAATACTGAGAACTCACCCTTGAAACTCTGTTTGAGAATTGTAGCGTTCTAATGGGAAGTTTTAGCCATCTGCATTTGAGGCATATTCTTACAAAAAGGAATACGGTTGCAGCCTGTGATGCGCTTGCATAGGATAGCACTGAAAATGTGCA
Coding sequences within:
- the LOC133707771 gene encoding serine/threonine-protein kinase RUNKEL; amino-acid sequence: MNQYHIYEAIGRGKCSTVYKGRKKKTIEYFAIKSVEKSQKSKLLQEVKILHTLDHQNILKFYWWYETSAHLWLVLEYCVGGNLMTLLDQDRQLPEESIHDLGWDLVRALLFLHSKGIIYCDLKPSNILLDENGRTKLCDFGLARKLSEISQTTSSSLPQAKRGTPCYMAPELFEDGGVHSYASDFWALGCVLYECYAGKPPFVGREFTQLVKSILSDPIPPLPGTPSRPFVNLINSLLIKDPAERIQWPELCGHAFWRTKLNLVPLPPQPAFANMLEQYAKPLSIRNGENRTPKSRQNEVKGASKQDENSVVGSKGHGTPVKGTPGSRRTQAKVSGRAVDEKQKDPSGTTRGVNLLRLSRIAKQNLQRENEKENYRRLVSTNSENDSEVKIENTDMELDFNENTEDDAQDESDGPDNQASLDDKSSSQNQEQVKVEEMENNINQSDTSPVVNASASNESTACDQESPQNIEVAAIPCSASPQIKNQRFKEGSGSAVDYDSAKSSNNLSEVLWHPSDLSVRPVMPNRKADKTSEVIPSLPFEALQASDFVKMSKEQLDALTNKIIAIFNGNISIGEKQNALRYLEMLTNNADAANILTNGPIMLILVKMLRQTKALALRVQVASLIGLLIRHSTFIHDDLANSGILGSLSDGLGDRQEKVRRFSMAALGELLFYISTQSEQVGDNNPTESPSKESRSMSGWQVSNLLLSKVASILRKGEDDLTQLYALRTIENVCSQAGHWAARLNSQGMINNLCYIYRAAGKQESMRLTAGSCLVRLVRFNPPSIQQVIDILSLKEIASAIIKGSLREQQISLNLLNMAMLGSHMFPNFGRHLLPLMEDKNIVPSLVSLIEQGSEVLKGKALVFVALLCKNSSSKSSRRWLPHFFCNARLLSMVDRLAKEKDQYVRQCLDAFVCVVASVIPGLLDTITGDIQQSMGRRHVHLSPLNSRATPKTNIHMLPVVLHLLRSSSFKHKVVSDQVLQQLANLIKIVETPFQGRDDFQITLLRILESVTEESLVILKSPDIFTREVLPSLAVLYKGNKDGDARFLCLKILFDVMVIFLNEQSEDERRSKELQSISNTNFLPLYPSLIEDEDPIPLYAQKLLVMLIDYNYIKIADILHLKIVSQCFEFLLGDLSSANVNNVMLCLALTSAPEMETKLLSQLRVVRKIGNLLELVYAKDMEDFLEPTLGLCRAFLLRSVSGRKGFTYSTEPSLLGDVSSEPSGDQQQGIRDIMDFASNVGVLLELSRSHVGNVADIASECVVLLLKAAPREGTAGLLTNLPKVTAMLESWRRGTSHLLVQRVLHALGYACRQYLLHAMIMSISIPEIPRIEGIVSELKSSGVPALATAAFHVAVELQRLPRCM